One genomic window of Ictalurus punctatus breed USDA103 unplaced genomic scaffold, Coco_2.0 Super-Scaffold_100068, whole genome shotgun sequence includes the following:
- the LOC128630863 gene encoding kinetochore-associated protein 1-like — MHAVAKEIVPINGADLLNISNILLEKWLCTPGQTNGKDLQYQDSVTDLTEDPDLMRVVYLLQMHSMDMRHVCSVPS, encoded by the exons ATGCACGCAGTGGCTAAAGAGATTGTACCCATTAACGGTGCTGACCTTCTCAATATCAGTAATATCCTTCTAGAGAAGTGGCTTTGCACACCAGGGCAGACAAATGGCAAG GACCTCCAGTACCAGGACTCTGTGACTGATCTTACTGAGGATCCTGATCTCATGAG AGTGGTGTATTTGCTGCAGATGCACTCCATGGATATGAGGCACGTCTGCTCAGTCCCATCCTGA